In the genome of Candidatus Binatus sp., the window CGATGCAGGTGCTCAAATACTGGGGATGCCGCGTGTTCGTGATGAGTCGCGGCGGGGCGCACCAGGGACTCGCGCGCGAACTCGGCGCCGAATGGATCGGCAAGGCGGACGAGCGGCCGCCCGCGCCGCTCGACGCGGCGATACTGTTCGCACCGGCGGGCGAGTTGGTATTGCCGGCGCTCGAGGCGCTCGATCGCGGCGGCATCCTCGCCGTCGCCGGCATCTACTTAAGTCCGGTACCGACGCTCGATTACGAAAAGCATCTATTCTATGAGAAGGAACTTCGCAGCGTGACGGCGAACACGCGCGCCGACGGCGAGGAGTTCCTGAAGATCGCCGGCGAGATACCGATCCGCTCGAGCACGATAGCCTTCGGGCTCGGCGAGGCGAACGTCGCACTCCAGATGCTCAAGCACGACCAGATCAAAGGCGCCGCCGTGCTACGAATCTCGTGAGATTCGCTGCGCGGAAAAATTGCGAGGCTCGATGCGATTGCGATCTGCTAGGTCAAATCGGCTTTGCGGCGCGAGAGCAGGATCGCCGTTCCCCAAGTCAGAACCAACGCGAGGATCGAATAAACAATCCCGAAAATCTGTTCGCCGCGCGTCGGCGGCGTCGGATACTTCATCGTGTACAGCGCGAGGTTGATCGTGACGTAGATCGCATAGATGTACGCGATAGTGATCGCGGAGCGGCGCATCTGCCAGATCGACGATGCGTAGATCAGGAGAAAGACGCCGAGCAGCGGCCCCAGGATTGCGTTCGGCGTATCGCTGAGACGGGTGCCGAAAAAAACCAGGCCGGTGGTCGGACCTTCGAGCCGAAGCGGTTTCAGGATGTCCTCGATTCCGAGCAACACCAGCAGCACCGCCATCGTCGTCAGAATCGCGCCGCGCTTGGAGTTCATGCAACGTACCCCCGTGGGCACTGAACATCACGAAGCCGCGCTTGCGTCAATCTCAATCGCGCCGACGTCTGGCCGCTATTCGTCCCAGCCGAAGCGGCGCGTGACCGCGATCGTGCCGTAGCCGTGGCTGTTGCCGTAGCCCGCTTGAAAATCGACGCTGGTCTTCCATTCCCTGAACACCACGCCGAAGTCGGGACCGAACTCCTTCTGCACGCCTGGTACCGAGCCGCCGGCCCAGATCTGTCCACCCGCGCCGACTAGCCACATCAGTTCGCGCGAGGACGCCACCACGACGCGCAGATCGACCATGCCGCTGCTAAGGCCGTTGTTGTAAAAGTGATCGCCACTGAACGAAAAGTTGATTGGATGGCGGCTGTGCAAGAAAATCCAGCTCGAAAAATCGCCTTCGATTCGCGCGCCACTGCTATCGCCGACGTCCCGGCCGCCGAGAATCGTAAGCGAGGTACCCTGGAACGGCATCACGTCGATCCCGCCCATAAATACTCCGAAGTTGCGTGGCCGAGTGTTCGGCGTCGCAGTCAGCGGATTGTCCCATCCGCCGCCCTGATAGATCTGATAGCCCGCGACGCGCCCGACTACTCCGATGTAAGGATTCAACGTCTGCTCGAGTTGAAAGCCTTCGTGGCTGGCGGCGTAAAGGCTCTCCGCGCCGATGCCGCTCGCGAAGATCGTCAGGCTCAGATGCTGCGGATTCGCCGCGGTGAAAAAGTCGGAGTACGGCCACGCGGCGGCGAGCGAGGCGCTCGCGAGAATCAACGCCAGCAGCACAATCGATGCGAACAGCCGCCTGATGGAAGGCATATGCACGGCCGTCAATCCTCGCGGCCCGTCAGTGATATCCCGGCGATCCCATCTCGCCCATGCCGAGCGGCGCGGGCGGGGTGGCCGGCGATTCGCACGCGACCGTCGTTTCGTAGCCCTCGTTCACCTGAACCGTCGCCGCTGGATCTGCAGTGTTGGCGACGTTGACCAGGCCTTTGAATACTTCGACCGTCGTGTAGCGCATGCAGCTTCGATCCTCGGGGCAAGGGCGATCGGCGATGTACGCGGTTTCGAATTCAGTTCCTCGCACCGCTGCGACCGCATTAGGAGTGCGGACCTCGAAGTTCGGAGCACCGCCGAGTCCCACGTTAACGATCGCGCGCAGATGATTCGCCCAAAGACCAATCGACGCAGCGACCGACTTGCTCGGGTCTATCGTGTATTGATCGATCGTGAAGGAGCCGGATTCCGACAATTCCAGTTTGCTGCCGTCGCGGAACTGCATGGTCAATTGCGCTTTCGCCGCCGTGCGCAGTTTATCGTGGATCTCGACCGGCATCGCCGCGACGACGTCCATCTCTTTTCCCGCGCGCTCGAGCTTCGCCGTCCCGGTGACCTTCGTCACCTCGCCGACCGCGCCTTGTGCGAAGGCCGGAATGGGCACCGACGCTATGATCGAGATGCTCGCAATCAGTAATGACCGAAGTAGCTGGCGCATAGGTTCATTCCAGCAAATATCCTTTGCAGGTTGCTC includes:
- a CDS encoding FecR family protein — protein: MRQLLRSLLIASISIIASVPIPAFAQGAVGEVTKVTGTAKLERAGKEMDVVAAMPVEIHDKLRTAAKAQLTMQFRDGSKLELSESGSFTIDQYTIDPSKSVAASIGLWANHLRAIVNVGLGGAPNFEVRTPNAVAAVRGTEFETAYIADRPCPEDRSCMRYTTVEVFKGLVNVANTADPAATVQVNEGYETTVACESPATPPAPLGMGEMGSPGYH